A single window of Cytobacillus dafuensis DNA harbors:
- a CDS encoding RNA-binding S4 domain-containing protein, producing the protein MRLDKFLKVSRLIKRRTLAKEVSDQGRILVNGLQAKASTTVKVGDELVIRFGQKLVTVKIDRLQETTRKEEAAEMYTVVKEEKAEAEA; encoded by the coding sequence ATGAGATTAGATAAATTTTTGAAAGTATCGCGATTAATAAAAAGACGGACGCTTGCAAAAGAGGTTTCGGATCAAGGGCGAATTTTAGTAAATGGTCTGCAGGCGAAAGCAAGCACAACGGTTAAAGTCGGAGATGAGTTAGTCATTCGCTTCGGACAGAAGCTAGTAACGGTAAAAATTGATCGATTACAAGAGACAACAAGGAAAGAAGAAGCAGCTGAAATGTATACGGTTGTTAAAGAAGAAAAGGCTGAAGCAGAAGCTTAA
- the yabQ gene encoding spore cortex biosynthesis protein YabQ, protein MTLNIQFMTMLAMIGMGIVFGASLDTYNRFLKRTKRKSWLVFINDILFWIVQGLAIFYILFIVNRGELRFYIFVALLCGFAAYQSLFRRLYVRLLEIVISMIISIYRFLLKLFHYVIYRPVRGLIFAVISILLFLGKGLLALLNIIYKLILFLLKVIFLPFKWIFLLLWKLLPKNLKKSVEKIYNRVAGILRVMKNYCMNWISRLKKHKK, encoded by the coding sequence ATGACACTAAATATACAATTTATGACCATGCTGGCCATGATCGGCATGGGAATTGTCTTTGGTGCTTCCTTAGATACGTACAACCGTTTTTTAAAGCGCACAAAGCGAAAAAGTTGGCTTGTTTTTATTAATGATATCCTTTTTTGGATTGTACAAGGGTTAGCTATTTTCTATATACTATTTATTGTTAATCGTGGAGAATTAAGGTTTTATATATTTGTCGCCTTATTATGCGGATTTGCAGCCTATCAAAGTTTATTTAGAAGATTATATGTTCGTCTGCTGGAGATTGTCATCTCGATGATAATCTCTATTTATCGCTTTTTACTTAAATTATTCCATTACGTAATTTATAGACCGGTAAGAGGTCTAATTTTTGCTGTCATTTCGATTCTTCTCTTTTTAGGTAAGGGCCTTTTAGCGCTGCTAAACATCATCTACAAGCTAATATTGTTCCTATTAAAGGTGATTTTTCTGCCATTCAAATGGATTTTTCTACTTTTGTGGAAACTTTTGCCGAAAAATCTTAAAAAATCAGTCGAGAAGATATATAATAGAGTGGCAGGAATTTTAAGAGTAATGAAGAATTATTGTATGAATTGGATATCGAGATTGAAAAAACATAAAAAGTGA
- the yabN gene encoding bifunctional methyltransferase/pyrophosphohydrolase YabN, producing MSKITILGLGAGDIDQLPLGVYRSLKSASPLFLRTKEHPVVMELEKEGLAFTSFDSIYEKHEQFHDVYEEICSYILEVAVKEDVTYAVPGHPLVAERTVQLLLERAEESGVTIEIGGGQSFLDALFQALKIDPIEGFQLLDGTSLKKDEMEVKHHTIIGQVYDQFVASEVKLILMEILPYDYMVYIVTAAGSKEEQIRKVPLYELDRDMEINNLTSVYVPPVTDETILFKKFNKLREIIAELRGPNGCPWDKKQTHESLKKYLIEEAYELIEAINEEDIDHMIEELGDVLLQVLLHAQIGEDDGFFSIEDVIEGISEKMVRRHPHVFGDKTAETEEDVLKNWQDIKNEEKGSIEEQSLLDGIGRSLPNLMAAVEIQKKAAKVGFDWKEVGPAWAKVKEEIREFEIEVEKESGNKIHEFGDILFAFVNIARFYKIDPEEALFLTNQKFKRRFSFVEKKVKESGKDFSDFQLEQLDEFWEEAKKMERRMNDEIR from the coding sequence ATGTCAAAAATTACAATATTAGGGTTGGGAGCAGGAGACATTGACCAGCTTCCGCTTGGAGTATATCGATCTTTAAAAAGTGCCTCTCCCCTGTTTTTACGAACAAAGGAACACCCTGTTGTGATGGAGTTAGAAAAGGAAGGATTAGCATTCACTTCATTTGACAGTATTTACGAAAAGCATGAGCAATTTCACGATGTCTATGAAGAGATATGCAGTTATATATTAGAGGTCGCTGTCAAAGAAGATGTTACCTATGCAGTCCCTGGCCATCCGCTCGTTGCTGAACGCACTGTTCAGCTATTGCTAGAGCGAGCGGAAGAGAGTGGAGTAACCATTGAGATTGGCGGAGGACAAAGCTTCCTCGATGCTTTATTCCAAGCGTTAAAAATTGATCCGATTGAGGGCTTTCAGCTTCTTGACGGAACGAGTTTGAAAAAGGATGAAATGGAAGTTAAGCATCATACCATTATTGGACAGGTGTATGATCAGTTTGTTGCTTCAGAAGTGAAGCTTATCCTAATGGAAATCCTTCCATATGATTATATGGTGTATATTGTGACTGCTGCAGGGAGCAAAGAGGAGCAAATTCGAAAGGTTCCGCTATATGAACTTGATCGTGATATGGAGATTAATAATCTAACCTCGGTCTATGTCCCCCCTGTGACGGATGAAACCATTTTATTCAAAAAATTTAACAAGCTCCGTGAAATCATAGCTGAGCTGCGTGGGCCGAATGGGTGTCCATGGGATAAAAAGCAAACACATGAATCGTTAAAGAAATATTTAATTGAAGAAGCCTATGAATTAATTGAAGCGATTAATGAAGAGGATATTGACCATATGATTGAAGAGCTTGGTGATGTTCTTCTGCAGGTACTGCTTCATGCGCAAATTGGGGAAGATGACGGTTTCTTTTCTATTGAAGATGTCATAGAAGGGATTTCTGAAAAGATGGTACGCCGCCACCCACATGTATTTGGTGATAAAACAGCAGAAACAGAAGAGGATGTATTAAAAAATTGGCAGGATATTAAGAATGAAGAGAAGGGCTCCATAGAAGAGCAGTCCCTCCTTGATGGAATTGGAAGGTCCCTTCCCAACTTAATGGCTGCAGTTGAAATTCAAAAGAAAGCGGCAAAAGTTGGCTTTGATTGGAAGGAAGTCGGGCCTGCTTGGGCGAAGGTTAAAGAAGAAATCCGTGAATTTGAAATTGAAGTAGAGAAGGAAAGCGGCAATAAGATTCATGAGTTTGGTGATATCCTATTTGCATTTGTGAACATTGCCCGTTTTTATAAGATTGATCCTGAGGAAGCGTTATTTCTTACAAATCAAAAGTTCAAGCGCCGTTTCTCTTTTGTTGAAAAAAAGGTTAAAGAGAGCGGGAAAGATTTTTCTGACTTCCAATTGGAGCAATTAGACGAATTTTGGGAGGAAGCAAAGAAAATGGAGAGGAGAATGAATGATGAGATTAGATAA
- a CDS encoding septum formation initiator family protein — protein MGAIQKKKVAKIQTSYAVQQEEVEINKGRKRKLLYRRLAVFFIGAAFISFLMISTLVSQSAALEEKNEEKKKLKNELAVLKKKEVDLEEEIVKLNDDEYIAKLARKDYFLSEENETIFKLPEKKEKEEKKEKKEKSSD, from the coding sequence ATGGGTGCCATCCAGAAAAAGAAAGTAGCCAAAATTCAAACAAGCTATGCGGTGCAGCAAGAAGAAGTTGAGATTAATAAAGGTAGGAAAAGAAAGCTTTTATATAGAAGATTAGCTGTCTTTTTTATAGGCGCTGCTTTTATTTCATTTCTCATGATCTCTACACTCGTTTCGCAATCCGCTGCTCTTGAGGAAAAGAACGAGGAGAAAAAGAAGCTTAAAAACGAATTGGCAGTATTAAAGAAAAAGGAAGTTGACCTTGAAGAGGAAATTGTAAAACTGAATGATGATGAATATATAGCTAAGCTTGCTAGGAAGGATTATTTCCTTTCTGAAGAAAATGAAACGATCTTTAAATTGCCTGAGAAAAAGGAAAAGGAAGAAAAAAAGGAAAAAAAGGAAAAATCATCTGATTAG
- the yabP gene encoding sporulation protein YabP: protein MSQYYEQNPTKSNVQEHDVIMRGRRLLDITGVKQVESFDNEEFLLDTVMGFLAIKGQNLQMKNLDVDKGVVSIKGKIFDLVYIDDQHGEKAKGFFSKLFR, encoded by the coding sequence ATGAGTCAATATTATGAGCAAAATCCAACGAAATCGAATGTCCAAGAGCATGATGTAATTATGCGTGGGAGAAGGCTTTTAGACATTACAGGCGTTAAACAAGTTGAGAGTTTTGATAATGAAGAGTTTCTATTAGATACCGTTATGGGCTTTCTTGCGATTAAAGGTCAAAATTTGCAGATGAAGAACTTGGATGTTGATAAGGGAGTCGTCTCTATTAAAGGAAAAATATTTGATCTCGTTTATATTGATGATCAGCATGGAGAAAAAGCTAAAGGCTTCTTTAGCAAATTATTCCGATGA